A stretch of Henckelia pumila isolate YLH828 chromosome 4, ASM3356847v2, whole genome shotgun sequence DNA encodes these proteins:
- the LOC140860609 gene encoding uncharacterized protein isoform X2 yields MRREKKFEAVFKMQFQLTQVPPPDTTGLMISLIPVGAGKPTARLEQGKIIEGTCTWENPVYETVELVQEIKTGRIREKCYYLIVSTGSSESGFLGHVTIDFADLAEATDPTNLTLPLQTSKSGAILHVTVQRVPEDHDSRSTEDGEILDAETRDCYSNSDSNSNGSLQSTESETSSAAPSSGDAESENNQMKMFERKVEVSEKEVESLRQQVISESKKGQQLSELIAHLQEERDAIKTECEQLKSDFASTIQKETESVRILLEGIQKELQSERHLNDELKLQLQKTEDLNSEYILALRDLDKTTNQKNTEISQLARKIEALESEKMDPDEEKLLKETIENLNSEIEVHKKEKEDVLMDVKKLTTNGENLERESKQIYSTLQQNLEEKMKLEQNYAESLATVKQLEYRIETLEEDIKRQELQFSESLTLNEELEIQVENLHKELENQRQLYEENLKTATEAKINQEQRAARAEEALRKALGNNEITVKRLQQEFQQFSDEMSLKIEENDKLAQKSTAEATDLQQKNEVFESLLQKAEEEHQKTRTEYEIFVHEFEEVKQLSNEMSLKIEENEKLAQKSIAEATDWQRKNEVLESLLQKAEEEHQMTITEYERTVHELQEQNERMHIKESEDHEEQLASVREEVNKLKQENISVKSQVDLKNSKEVNLNVEVKKLRLKNSDLKNQLLQVELEKEDLKKEVATLQESAQAKNISTSEPEGIEIKENNTSMANPRVVNDPTNQIELDTAQIESLLTEVEYLKERNIIMEEGLEEMQERYSEISLRFAEVEGERQQLIMTLRNLKSGKKN; encoded by the exons ATGCGGAGGGAGAAAAAGTTCGAAGCTGTCTTCAAGATGCAATTTCAATTAACACAG GTGCCACCTCCAGATACAACAGGCCTCATGATTTCTCTGATACCGGTTGGTGCCGGAAAGCCAACTGCAAGATTAGAGCAAGGTAAGATCATCGAAGGAACCTGCACATGGGAAAATCCGGTCTACGAAACCGTAGAATTAGTTCAGGAGATCAAAACAGGGAGAATCAGAGAGAAATGCTATTATTTGATTGTGTCAACT GGATCATCGGAATCGGGCTTTCTCGGACATGTTACCATTGATTTTGCAGATCTGGCAGAGGCTACCGATCCTACGAATTTAACTCTGCCTCTGCAAACTTCTAAATCCGGTGCAATACTTCAT GTTACAGTTCAGAGGGTTCCGGAAGACCATGATTCAAG GAGCACTGAAGATGGTGAAATCTTGGATGCAGAAACAAGAGATTGTTACAGCAACAGTGATAGCAACAGTAACGGAAGCCTACAATCTACTGAA AGCGAGACCTCCAGTGCAGCACCAAGTTCAGGAGATGCTGaatcagaaaacaatcaaatgAAGATGTTCGAAAGAAAGGTTGAAGTTTCAGAAAAGGAAGTAGAGTCTCTTAGACAGCAAGTGATTAGTGAAAGCAAGAAAGGACAACAATTATCTGAGCTGATTGCTCACCTACAAGAAGAGAGGGATGCCATCAAAACAGAATGTGAGCAGCTCAAATCAGATTTCGCAAGTACCATACAGAAAGAGACTGAAAGCGTGAGAATTTTACTCGAAGGCATCCAGAAAGAGCTTCAATCTGAAAGACATTTGAATGATGAACTGAAGTTACAATTGCAGAAGACAGAAGATTTGAATTCTGAATATATTCTTGCATTGAGAGATCTTGATAAAACGACGAATCAGAAAAACACGGAAATCTCTCAACTTGCAAGAAAAATTGAAGCCCTTGAGAGTGAAAAGATGGACCCAGATGAAGAAAAATTGTTGAAGGAGACAATAGAAAATCTCAACTCTGAAATAGAAGTtcacaaaaaagaaaaagaagacgTATTGATGGATGTAAAGAAACTTACTACAAATGGTGAAAACTTAGAGAGAGAGAGCAAGCAAATATACTCAACATTGCAGCAAAACCTGGAGGAAAAGATGAAACTAGAACAAAATTATGCGGAGTCTTTGGCTACAGTGAAGCAGCTTGAATATCGGATAGAAACATTGGAGGAAGATATCAAAAGACAGGAACTTCAATTCTCCGAATCGCTAACTTTAAATGAAGAGCTTGAGATTCAGGTTGAGAACCTGCATAAAGAGCTAGAAAATCAGAGGCAACTATATGAAGAAAACTTGAAAACAGCAACTGAGGCGAAAATCAATCAGGAGCAGAGAGCTGCAAGAGCCGAGGAGGCCCTTAGGAAGGCATTGGGGAATAATGAAATTACAGTTAAGCGATTACAACAGGAATTTCAACAGTTTTCAGATGAAATGTCATTGAAGATTGAGGAAAATGACAAATTAGCACAGAAATCAACTGCAGAAGCCACTGATTTGCAACAGAAGAATGAAGTTTTTGAATCCCTGCTTCAGAAAGCTGAGGAAGAGCATCAAAAAACAAGAACTGAATACGAAATATTTGTTCATGAGTTTGAGGAAGTCAAACAACTTTCAAATGAAATGTCGTTGAAGATtgaggagaatgagaaattaGCACAGAAATCGATTGCAGAAGCAACTGATTGGCAAAGGAAGAATGAAGTTCTTGAATCCCTTCTTCAGAAAGCTGAGGAAGAGCATCAAATGACAATAACCGAATACGAAAGAACTGTTCATGAGCTTCAAGAACAAAACGAAAGGATGCACATCAAAGAAAGTGAAGATCATGAGGAACAATTAGCTTCAGTGAGAGAGGAAGTGAACAAACTTAAGCAGGAAAATATTTCTGTGAAGTCTCAAGTTGATCTAAAGAATTCGAAAGAAGTGAATTTGAATGTAGAGGTGAAGAAGCTGAGATTAAAGAATAGTGATTTGAAGAATCAATTGTTGCAAGTAGAATTGGAGAAAGAAGACCTGAAGAAAGAGGTGGCTACATTACAG GAGAGTGCCCAGGCCAAGAACATAAGTACTAGCGAGCCCGAAGGAATAGAAATCAAGGAAAATAATACAAGTATGGCAAACCCGAGAGTCGTCAATGACCCTACGAATCAAATTGAGCTCGACACTGCACAAATCGAAAG CTTGTTAACTGAAGTGGAATACCTAAAGGAAAGGAACATAATCATGGAAGAAGGCCTGGAAGAAATGCAAGAGAGATACTCAGAAATAAGCCTTAGATTTGCGGAGGTAGAAGGCGAACGACAGCAGCTTATAATGACCCTTCGTAACCTGAAAAGTGGAAAGAAAAACTAA
- the LOC140860609 gene encoding uncharacterized protein isoform X1 — protein sequence MRREKKFEAVFKMQFQLTQVPPPDTTGLMISLIPVGAGKPTARLEQGKIIEGTCTWENPVYETVELVQEIKTGRIREKCYYLIVSTGSSESGFLGHVTIDFADLAEATDPTNLTLPLQTSKSGAILHVTVQRVPEDHDSRSTEDGEILDAETRDCYSNSDSNSNGSLQSTESETSSAAPSSGDAESENNQMKMFERKVEVSEKEVESLRQQVISESKKGQQLSELIAHLQEERDAIKTECEQLKSDFASTIQKETESVRILLEGIQKELQSERHLNDELKLQLQKTEDLNSEYILALRDLDKTTNQKNTEISQLARKIEALESEKMDPDEEKLLKETIENLNSEIEVHKKEKEDVLMDVKKLTTNGENLERESKQIYSTLQQNLEEKMKLEQNYAESLATVKQLEYRIETLEEDIKRQELQFSESLTLNEELEIQVENLHKELENQRQLYEENLKTATEAKINQEQRAARAEEALRKALGNNEITVKRLQQEFQQFSDEMSLKIEENDKLAQKSTAEATDLQQKNEVFESLLQKAEEEHQKTRTEYEIFVHEFEEVKQLSNEMSLKIEENEKLAQKSIAEATDWQRKNEVLESLLQKAEEEHQMTITEYERTVHELQEQNERMHIKESEDHEEQLASVREEVNKLKQENISVKSQVDLKNSKEVNLNVEVKKLRLKNSDLKNQLLQVELEKEDLKKEVATLQVGFEKNKESAQAKNISTSEPEGIEIKENNTSMANPRVVNDPTNQIELDTAQIESLLTEVEYLKERNIIMEEGLEEMQERYSEISLRFAEVEGERQQLIMTLRNLKSGKKN from the exons ATGCGGAGGGAGAAAAAGTTCGAAGCTGTCTTCAAGATGCAATTTCAATTAACACAG GTGCCACCTCCAGATACAACAGGCCTCATGATTTCTCTGATACCGGTTGGTGCCGGAAAGCCAACTGCAAGATTAGAGCAAGGTAAGATCATCGAAGGAACCTGCACATGGGAAAATCCGGTCTACGAAACCGTAGAATTAGTTCAGGAGATCAAAACAGGGAGAATCAGAGAGAAATGCTATTATTTGATTGTGTCAACT GGATCATCGGAATCGGGCTTTCTCGGACATGTTACCATTGATTTTGCAGATCTGGCAGAGGCTACCGATCCTACGAATTTAACTCTGCCTCTGCAAACTTCTAAATCCGGTGCAATACTTCAT GTTACAGTTCAGAGGGTTCCGGAAGACCATGATTCAAG GAGCACTGAAGATGGTGAAATCTTGGATGCAGAAACAAGAGATTGTTACAGCAACAGTGATAGCAACAGTAACGGAAGCCTACAATCTACTGAA AGCGAGACCTCCAGTGCAGCACCAAGTTCAGGAGATGCTGaatcagaaaacaatcaaatgAAGATGTTCGAAAGAAAGGTTGAAGTTTCAGAAAAGGAAGTAGAGTCTCTTAGACAGCAAGTGATTAGTGAAAGCAAGAAAGGACAACAATTATCTGAGCTGATTGCTCACCTACAAGAAGAGAGGGATGCCATCAAAACAGAATGTGAGCAGCTCAAATCAGATTTCGCAAGTACCATACAGAAAGAGACTGAAAGCGTGAGAATTTTACTCGAAGGCATCCAGAAAGAGCTTCAATCTGAAAGACATTTGAATGATGAACTGAAGTTACAATTGCAGAAGACAGAAGATTTGAATTCTGAATATATTCTTGCATTGAGAGATCTTGATAAAACGACGAATCAGAAAAACACGGAAATCTCTCAACTTGCAAGAAAAATTGAAGCCCTTGAGAGTGAAAAGATGGACCCAGATGAAGAAAAATTGTTGAAGGAGACAATAGAAAATCTCAACTCTGAAATAGAAGTtcacaaaaaagaaaaagaagacgTATTGATGGATGTAAAGAAACTTACTACAAATGGTGAAAACTTAGAGAGAGAGAGCAAGCAAATATACTCAACATTGCAGCAAAACCTGGAGGAAAAGATGAAACTAGAACAAAATTATGCGGAGTCTTTGGCTACAGTGAAGCAGCTTGAATATCGGATAGAAACATTGGAGGAAGATATCAAAAGACAGGAACTTCAATTCTCCGAATCGCTAACTTTAAATGAAGAGCTTGAGATTCAGGTTGAGAACCTGCATAAAGAGCTAGAAAATCAGAGGCAACTATATGAAGAAAACTTGAAAACAGCAACTGAGGCGAAAATCAATCAGGAGCAGAGAGCTGCAAGAGCCGAGGAGGCCCTTAGGAAGGCATTGGGGAATAATGAAATTACAGTTAAGCGATTACAACAGGAATTTCAACAGTTTTCAGATGAAATGTCATTGAAGATTGAGGAAAATGACAAATTAGCACAGAAATCAACTGCAGAAGCCACTGATTTGCAACAGAAGAATGAAGTTTTTGAATCCCTGCTTCAGAAAGCTGAGGAAGAGCATCAAAAAACAAGAACTGAATACGAAATATTTGTTCATGAGTTTGAGGAAGTCAAACAACTTTCAAATGAAATGTCGTTGAAGATtgaggagaatgagaaattaGCACAGAAATCGATTGCAGAAGCAACTGATTGGCAAAGGAAGAATGAAGTTCTTGAATCCCTTCTTCAGAAAGCTGAGGAAGAGCATCAAATGACAATAACCGAATACGAAAGAACTGTTCATGAGCTTCAAGAACAAAACGAAAGGATGCACATCAAAGAAAGTGAAGATCATGAGGAACAATTAGCTTCAGTGAGAGAGGAAGTGAACAAACTTAAGCAGGAAAATATTTCTGTGAAGTCTCAAGTTGATCTAAAGAATTCGAAAGAAGTGAATTTGAATGTAGAGGTGAAGAAGCTGAGATTAAAGAATAGTGATTTGAAGAATCAATTGTTGCAAGTAGAATTGGAGAAAGAAGACCTGAAGAAAGAGGTGGCTACATTACAGGTAGGTTTCGAAAAAAATAAG GAGAGTGCCCAGGCCAAGAACATAAGTACTAGCGAGCCCGAAGGAATAGAAATCAAGGAAAATAATACAAGTATGGCAAACCCGAGAGTCGTCAATGACCCTACGAATCAAATTGAGCTCGACACTGCACAAATCGAAAG CTTGTTAACTGAAGTGGAATACCTAAAGGAAAGGAACATAATCATGGAAGAAGGCCTGGAAGAAATGCAAGAGAGATACTCAGAAATAAGCCTTAGATTTGCGGAGGTAGAAGGCGAACGACAGCAGCTTATAATGACCCTTCGTAACCTGAAAAGTGGAAAGAAAAACTAA